A genome region from Macrotis lagotis isolate mMagLag1 chromosome 4, bilby.v1.9.chrom.fasta, whole genome shotgun sequence includes the following:
- the LOC141523042 gene encoding olfactory receptor 6B9-like translates to MFSWDNYTQVTEFILLGFPGSVGLHLSLFMLFLLVYSLTVIENIIIITLIRVNPSLHKPMYLFLSNLSFLEMWYISVTVPKMLLTFLEPEFGHISFMGCMAQLYFFLGLACTECALLGVMAYDRYVAICNPLRYPVIMGPSLCLRLAISSWLSGFTISLGKVYFISRLGYCGPNVMNHFFCDVSPLLNLACTDMSMAEIIDFLLALLILIGPLLVTIFSYVSIISTVLKIPSASGQQKAFSTCASHLVVVVLFYSASLFIYARPRAIYSFDYNKLVSVVYTVLTPLINPIIYCLRNKEVKVALKKTLQRISQKMNSVS, encoded by the coding sequence ATGTTTTCGTGGGACAACTACACACAGGTAACAGAGTTTATTCTCCTGGGCTTCCCTGGCTCTGTGGGGCTCCATCTGTCCCTCTTTATGTTGTTCCTGCTGGTCTATTCATTGACTGTCATTgaaaatatcattatcatcactcTGATCAGAGTCAACCCTTCACTCCACAAGCCTATGTACCTCTTCCTCAGTAACTTGTCCTTCCTAGAGATGTGGTACATCTCTGTCACTGTACCCAAAATGTTGCTCACCTTCCTGGAACCTGAATTTGGGCACATCTCCTTCATGGGTTGTATGGCCCAACTCTACTTCTTTCTGGGATTGGCCTGCACTGAGTGTGCACTTCTAGGTGTCATGGCATATGATCGCTATGTAGCTATTTGCAACCCACTCCGCTACCCAGTCATAATGGGCCCTAGTCTCTGTCTCCGTTTGGCTATCAGCTCCTGGCTCAGTGGTTTTACCATATCCCTGGGAAAGGTCTATTTCATCTCACGCCTTGGCTACTGTGGACCCAATGTCATGAATCATTTCTTCTGTGATGTATCCCCACTGCTGAACCTGGCCTGCACTGACATGTCCATGGCTGAGATCATTGACTTTCTCCTGGCATTGCTCATCTTGATTGGTCCCCTCCTAGTTACCATCTTCTCCTATGTCTCTATCATCTCCACTGTTCTGAAGATCCCCTCTGCCTCAGGACAACAAAAGGCTTTCTCTACTTGTGCCTCTCACTTGGTTGTAGTGGTCCTCTTCTACTCAGCTTCACTCTTCATCTATGCCCGGCCCCGGGCCATCTACTCTTTTGATTATAATAAGTTGGTATCAGTAGTCTATACTGTTCTCACCCCACTCATCAATCCCATTATCTATTGTCTGAGAAACAAAGAGGTGAAGGTTGCTCTGAAGAAGACACTGCAGAGAATATCACAGAAGATGAATTCAGTCTCCTAG